Proteins from one Ipomoea triloba cultivar NCNSP0323 chromosome 1, ASM357664v1 genomic window:
- the LOC116016551 gene encoding F-box/LRR-repeat protein At1g67190-like: MEYLPVEVIGNILSRLGAARDVVVASATCRKWREAWRNHLHTLAFNSNDWSVYHELTRSRLEIIITQTIFQTSGLECLSIIMDNVDEFSASPVIAWLMYTRETLRQLHFNVKTTPIINILEKCGRQKLEVLTLAHNTVTGVEPSYQKFPCLRSLSLSHVGISALDLSLLLTICPKIEILNLVSLDIVMSDPQATMELSSNSLSDIYVEAINLDKITLEADSLEKLHLKDCTLEVFELVSKGALRFLKIDDVSVIHLDIGESTENLDTVDVSNFTIMWSKFHHMISKSSKLRRLRLWGVVFDDEDEVVDIETISSCFPQLSHLSLNYELRDAALQYGMQGSFQFENVAVLELGWTVINDLFSHWVAGLLERCPNLRKLVIYGVVSETKTHDECHILANFTSFIVRLMRKYLHVEVQFEYE; the protein is encoded by the coding sequence ATGGAGTACCTTCCTGTTGAGGTTATTGGAAATATATTATCTCGCCTTGGGGCTGCTCGAGATGTTGTGGTTGCTTCAGCTACTTGTAGAAAGTGGAGAGAGGCTTGGAGGAATCATCTGCACACCCTCGCGTTTAACTCAAATGATTGGTCTGTGTATCATGAACTCACCAGGAGCAGACTTGAGATCATTATAACACAGACAATTTTTCAGACTAGTGGACTGGAGTGCCTTTCAATTATTATGGATAATGTTGATGAGTTTTCTGCTTCTCCGGTGATTGCTTGGCTAATGTATACAAGAGAAACATTGCGCCAGTTGCATTTCAATGTAAAGACGACACCAATCATTAATATACTTGAGAAATGTGGTCGCCAGAAGCTGGAAGTGTTGACACTGGCACATAATACGGTAACTGGTGTTGAGCCTAGTTATCAGAAATTTCCTTGTTTAAGGTCTCTTTCATTGAGCCATGTCGGCATATCAGCTTTGGATTTGAGTCTTTTGCTTACAATTTGCCCCAAAATTGAGATCTTGAATCTTGTCAGCTTAGATATTGTCATGTCAGATCCACAGGCAACTATGGAATTGAGCAGTAACTCACTTAGTGATATCTATGTTGAAGCAATTAACTTGGATAAGATTACTTTGGAGGCTGATAGCTTGGAGAAGTTGCATCTGAAAGATTGTACACTTGAGGTTTTTGAGCTTGTAAGCAAGGGAGCATTGAGATTCCTCAAGATTGATGATGTTAGTGTCATTCATCTTGATATTGGGGAGAGCACTGAAAATCTTGATACTGTGGATGTTAGTAATTTCACAATCATGTGGTCCAAGTTCCATCATATGATCTCAAAGTCATCAAAACTGAGAAGGCTTCGGCTGTGGGGAGTAGTgtttgatgatgaggatgaggtTGTAGATATAGAGACAATTTCTTCTTGCTTTCCCCAGTTAAGTCATCTATCCTTAAACTATGAACTAAGAGATGCAGCACTTCAGTATGGCATGCAAGGTTCTTTTCAGTTTGAAAATGTGGCTGTTTTGGAGCTTGGTTGGACAGTGATTAATGACCTCTTCTCACACTGGGTAGCAGGACTCTTAGAAAGGTGCCCTAACCTCAGGAAGCTAGTTATTTATGGGGTTGTGTCAGAGACCAAAACCCATGACGAATGCCATATACTAGCTAACTTCACATCCTTCATTGTAAGGCTTATGAGGAAGTATCTACATGTTGAGGTTCAGTTTGAATATGAGTAG